CCCGTTCAGCTGCTCCTGCGGTTCGGTGAAAAAGGCCCAGTCGAATTTGCTCTTGAACAGCCGCGAAAAGGCCGCCGGAGCGGTGATGAACAGGTGATTTTCCGGGCCGCCCGCTTCGATCAGCAGCACCGTTCGGCCCGCGTCGAGCAGGCGGCGGGCCACCACGCAGCCGCCCGCGCCCGCGCCCACCACCACATAGTCAGGGTTCATTGCACCGAGTATAGGGGCAGCCGCGAGCGCGGTGGTCTAACATGGAAAGGAAGTGGAAAGGGTGCTCTGGACGGTCTTTTCTCTACACTCCGGCGCTGTCCGGGGTATTGAAGTTTTGATAGAGCCGCTCTCCGAATGCCTGAAGCTGTGCCCAGTCCAGCGCCACGCCCGGCAGGGTGTCCAGCAGGGTCAGCATGCGCCGTTCTCCTGCGTCCAGCAGCGCCGTCACCGCTGGCAGCGCGGAAGTGTGGTACAGCGCTGCCAGCGGTTGCCGCCTGCCGCGGACGTCCAGCCCGTACACCGCCTGCACGTCCGGCTGCACCGCGTCTGCCAGCCTTGCCCAATACGCCCGCGTCAGAAACGGCAGATCGACGGCGCTGAAAGCCAGCCAGCCGGGCGGCGCGGCCCGCAGTGCGGTTTCCAGCCCGGCCAGCGGCCCCTCTCCGGGGCGGGTATCTGAAAGCTGTTGCCAGCCGTCCTGCACGTACTTTCCCGCCGGGGCGACCAGCAGGCGCGGCTCGAAGTGCTCCAGGCTGCCCGCCACCCGTTCCAGCAGCGTCTGGCCGCCCATTACGAACGTCGCCTTATCCTGCCCGAAGCGCCGCGACTGGCCCCCGGCGGTAATCGCTGCCGCTGGCAACTGCCTCAGCTTCCCAGCTTCCGTAGCGCCCATGAGGTCAGGCGGGCGGCGGGACGGCCATACGGCGGCAGGATCAGCGCGACCGGGCTGAGCGCGGGTTCATGCATCACGGCCCGCTGATGCGAGAAGGTGCGGAACCCGTGGATGCCGTGATAACTGCCGTGCCCGCTCGCGCCCACGCCGCCGAACGGCAGGTGTGGATTGGTCAGCTGGATGATCGCGCCATTGACCACCATGCTGCCGCTGCTGGTGCGTGCCTGCACCTCGTTCACCTCGTCTGGGTCGTGCGCGAACA
The nucleotide sequence above comes from Deinococcus ruber. Encoded proteins:
- the mobA gene encoding molybdenum cofactor guanylyltransferase; this encodes MGATEAGKLRQLPAAAITAGGQSRRFGQDKATFVMGGQTLLERVAGSLEHFEPRLLVAPAGKYVQDGWQQLSDTRPGEGPLAGLETALRAAPPGWLAFSAVDLPFLTRAYWARLADAVQPDVQAVYGLDVRGRRQPLAALYHTSALPAVTALLDAGERRMLTLLDTLPGVALDWAQLQAFGERLYQNFNTPDSAGV